A window of Clostridium sp. 'White wine YQ' contains these coding sequences:
- a CDS encoding stage V sporulation protein D, protein MRIVFIMLSLVFFILSIRLSYIMIVKRKDYSAKAIEQWTSEVKIDAKRGKILDRNGSELAVSANVYRVDFDLNAIRTYLKNNDLVTDDIAKKIAEALEMDKQDVVKKLETKLPSGAAAGSATLVRRIEKEPADKVKNLKINGVIVSPDTKRYYPNNNFLAQTIGVTNTDGQGLGGIELQYNKELSGVPGMRIAELDRKSEELPYTVSKFTPPVDGKDVTLTIDEKMQYFAEKAAEQALNDNKAKAVSVIITNPKNGEVLAMANKPDFDPNKPYEGADKFDGKTSGDKLQKMWRNRSVSDSFEPGSIFKIITAEAALEEGVGVNDTYTCGGSTVVGGRTIKCWKSGGHGTETFADILKNSCNVGFIQLGQKIGKENLNKHIAEFGLGKVSGIDLPGEAKGIIKPTNQISDVDLATISFGQTNTVNPIQFMASVNAVANGGTLIQPHLMKQISHKDTNGVEIIDEKFTPATKTVATPEKTKELRGYLERVVSEGSAKRTFIEGYHIAGKTGTAQKVNPQNGTYENGKYISTFVGMAPADDPKVTVMISIDEPSAGEYFAGVIATPIANMLFTDIFNYMESDFDKIGSTSVVKDVVVPEIRGLKVEDAKKKLKDFKLDFQIDGDGTYVTDVSPKPGYSVKEGSKLNLYTGSDANYNKDIIMPDVTGYSQAAASELLSSLGITPKYEGVGLIDYQSVEAGEIIKKGTTVQLRLSNETGDGGF, encoded by the coding sequence ATGAGAATAGTCTTTATTATGCTTAGTTTAGTTTTCTTTATATTATCAATAAGATTGTCTTATATAATGATAGTTAAAAGAAAAGATTACTCTGCAAAGGCTATCGAACAATGGACTAGTGAAGTAAAAATTGATGCAAAAAGAGGAAAAATATTAGATAGAAATGGTTCAGAATTAGCTGTTTCTGCAAATGTGTATAGGGTTGATTTTGATTTAAATGCAATTAGAACTTACTTGAAAAATAATGATTTAGTTACAGATGATATTGCTAAAAAAATAGCAGAAGCATTAGAAATGGACAAGCAGGATGTAGTTAAAAAGCTAGAGACTAAGTTGCCGTCAGGAGCAGCAGCTGGATCTGCTACACTTGTAAGAAGAATTGAAAAAGAACCAGCAGATAAGGTGAAAAATTTAAAAATAAATGGGGTTATAGTATCACCAGATACAAAGAGATATTATCCAAACAATAACTTCTTAGCTCAAACAATAGGGGTTACCAATACAGATGGTCAAGGTCTAGGTGGAATAGAATTACAATACAATAAAGAATTATCTGGAGTGCCAGGTATGAGAATAGCAGAATTGGATAGAAAAAGTGAAGAATTACCATATACAGTTTCTAAGTTTACGCCACCAGTAGATGGAAAAGATGTAACACTAACTATTGATGAGAAAATGCAATATTTCGCTGAGAAAGCAGCAGAACAAGCATTAAATGATAATAAAGCAAAGGCGGTTAGTGTAATAATAACTAATCCTAAAAATGGAGAAGTACTTGCTATGGCAAATAAGCCAGATTTTGATCCGAATAAACCATATGAAGGTGCAGATAAATTTGACGGAAAGACTTCTGGAGATAAACTTCAAAAAATGTGGAGAAATAGAAGCGTATCTGACTCATTTGAACCAGGATCTATTTTCAAAATAATTACTGCAGAAGCAGCTCTTGAAGAAGGTGTAGGAGTAAATGATACTTATACATGCGGTGGATCTACTGTAGTTGGCGGAAGAACAATAAAATGTTGGAAGTCTGGCGGACATGGTACTGAAACTTTCGCAGATATATTAAAGAATTCGTGTAACGTTGGATTTATACAATTAGGTCAAAAAATAGGTAAAGAAAATCTAAATAAGCATATTGCAGAATTTGGGTTAGGTAAAGTTTCAGGGATAGATTTACCTGGTGAAGCAAAAGGTATAATAAAACCTACAAATCAAATTTCAGATGTAGATTTAGCAACAATTTCTTTTGGACAAACTAATACAGTAAACCCAATACAATTTATGGCTTCTGTTAATGCAGTTGCAAATGGTGGGACGTTAATTCAACCGCACCTTATGAAACAAATATCTCATAAGGATACAAATGGTGTTGAAATAATTGATGAGAAATTTACTCCTGCAACAAAAACAGTGGCAACACCAGAGAAAACAAAAGAATTAAGAGGGTATCTAGAAAGAGTTGTATCAGAGGGTTCAGCTAAAAGAACATTCATAGAAGGATATCATATAGCAGGTAAAACAGGTACAGCACAAAAGGTTAATCCTCAAAATGGGACATATGAGAATGGAAAGTATATTTCAACATTTGTTGGTATGGCTCCAGCAGATGATCCTAAGGTTACAGTTATGATATCTATAGATGAGCCAAGCGCTGGTGAATATTTCGCAGGGGTTATAGCAACACCAATTGCAAATATGTTATTTACAGATATATTTAATTATATGGAAAGTGATTTTGATAAAATCGGTTCTACTAGCGTAGTTAAGGATGTAGTTGTGCCAGAAATAAGAGGACTTAAGGTTGAGGATGCTAAGAAGAAACTAAAAGACTTTAAATTAGATTTCCAAATTGATGGTGATGGAACTTATGTTACTGATGTATCGCCAAAGCCTGGATATTCTGTTAAAGAGGGAAGTAAATTAAATCTTTACACTGGTTCTGATGCGAACTATAATAAGGATATAATAATGCCAGATGTAACTGGATATAGTCAAGCTGCTGCTTCAGAATTGTTGAGTTCATTAGGAATAACTCCAAAATATGAGGGAGTTGGATTAATTGATTACCAAAGTGTAGAAGCTGGTGAAATTATTAAAAAAGGTACTACTGTACAACTAAGATTATCAAATGAAACTGGAGATGGAGGATTTTAG
- a CDS encoding cell division protein FtsL, which produces MKMREYDYIKGNNALNPQRKLREPDREEYEKLKRARKQRQVIINNKKAKLRAGMTQIIFLVFILGMVTIFRDSQVYKIQKSMASIDSNIKSVEADNEALNLDVLKASSLGNVKQKAETNLGMTIPKKGDIIKVDLSQNNFNLQQVDNTKVGDTTLLEKMMDALW; this is translated from the coding sequence TTGAAAATGAGAGAATATGATTATATAAAAGGGAATAATGCTTTAAATCCACAAAGAAAGTTAAGAGAGCCTGATAGAGAAGAATATGAAAAGTTAAAAAGAGCAAGAAAGCAAAGACAAGTAATAATTAACAATAAAAAAGCTAAGTTAAGAGCAGGAATGACACAAATAATATTTTTGGTGTTTATATTAGGCATGGTTACAATATTTAGAGATTCACAAGTTTATAAAATTCAAAAATCTATGGCTTCGATAGATTCCAATATTAAATCAGTAGAGGCAGATAATGAAGCACTTAACTTAGATGTACTAAAAGCATCTTCTCTTGGAAATGTTAAACAAAAGGCTGAAACAAATTTAGGTATGACAATACCTAAAAAAGGAGATATAATAAAAGTTGATTTAAGTCAAAATAATTTTAACTTACAACAAGTAGATAATACAAAAGTGGGAGATACAACTTTATTAGAAAAGATGATGGATGCACTTTGGTAG
- the rsmH gene encoding 16S rRNA (cytosine(1402)-N(4))-methyltransferase RsmH: protein MEFKHLSVLLNECIDALKIKESGKYVDCTMGGAGHSFHIITRLGRDGELIGIDQDTDALNAAKARLKIFDNVRYVHNNFYNIYEILEELHIPKVDGILMDLGVSSYQLDNGDRGFSYMKDAPLDMRMNRDNSLSAYEVVNNYSEEEIYRIIKEYGEEKFAKRIAGFIQENRKEKPIETTLELVDIIKRAIPAKARREGPHPAKRTFQAIRIEVNGELEILEKAIEDSVEKLNPGGRLAIITFHSLEDRIVKNKFRDLANPCTCPKEFPVCACGKKSKGKVITRKAIEPTEEEVERNPRSRSAKLRIFEKI, encoded by the coding sequence ATGGAGTTCAAACACTTATCAGTTTTATTAAACGAATGTATAGATGCATTAAAAATTAAAGAAAGTGGTAAATATGTAGATTGCACAATGGGTGGTGCAGGTCATTCTTTTCATATAATAACTAGACTTGGAAGAGATGGCGAATTAATAGGTATAGATCAAGATACAGATGCTCTAAATGCAGCTAAAGCAAGACTTAAAATTTTTGATAATGTAAGATATGTTCATAATAATTTTTATAATATATATGAGATTCTAGAAGAATTACATATTCCAAAAGTAGATGGAATACTTATGGATTTAGGAGTTTCTTCGTATCAGTTAGACAATGGAGACAGAGGGTTTAGTTATATGAAAGATGCTCCACTTGATATGAGAATGAATAGAGATAATTCTTTGAGTGCGTATGAAGTAGTAAACAATTACTCTGAAGAAGAGATTTATAGAATTATAAAAGAATATGGTGAGGAGAAATTCGCAAAAAGAATTGCTGGCTTTATTCAAGAGAATAGAAAAGAAAAGCCAATAGAAACAACTTTGGAATTAGTTGACATAATAAAAAGAGCAATTCCAGCTAAAGCAAGAAGAGAAGGGCCTCATCCAGCGAAAAGAACTTTTCAAGCTATAAGAATTGAAGTAAATGGGGAATTAGAAATACTTGAAAAAGCTATAGAAGATAGTGTGGAGAAGTTAAATCCCGGTGGAAGATTAGCAATAATTACATTTCATTCATTAGAAGATAGAATTGTTAAGAATAAATTTAGAGATTTAGCCAATCCATGTACTTGTCCTAAAGAGTTTCCAGTGTGTGCATGTGGTAAAAAGTCTAAAGGCAAGGTAATTACAAGAAAGGCAATTGAGCCAACAGAAGAAGAGGTTGAGAGAAATCCAAGAAGCAGAAGTGCTAAACTTAGAATTTTCGAAAAAATTTAG
- the mraZ gene encoding division/cell wall cluster transcriptional repressor MraZ, giving the protein MFIGEYQHGLDSKNRMIIPSKLREELGNKFILTKGLDGCLYAYPMSEWKILEEKLKSLPLTNKDARAFVRFFFAGACEVELDKQGRGLIPQNLIEYANIEKEIVSIGVLTRIEIWSKEKWTEYNDANIDYDSIAEKMSDLGI; this is encoded by the coding sequence ATGTTTATAGGTGAATACCAACATGGTCTTGATTCTAAAAACAGAATGATCATACCCTCTAAGTTAAGAGAAGAGCTAGGAAATAAGTTCATTTTAACTAAGGGATTAGATGGATGCCTATATGCATATCCTATGAGCGAATGGAAAATTTTGGAAGAGAAGCTAAAATCCCTACCACTTACTAATAAGGATGCTAGAGCTTTTGTAAGATTCTTCTTTGCAGGTGCTTGCGAAGTGGAGTTAGATAAGCAAGGGAGAGGGTTAATACCTCAAAATCTTATAGAGTATGCAAATATTGAAAAAGAAATAGTTAGCATAGGTGTGTTAACCAGAATTGAAATATGGAGCAAAGAGAAATGGACAGAATATAATGACGCTAATATTGATTATGATAGTATAGCTGAAAAAATGAGCGATTTAGGAATATAA
- the ychF gene encoding redox-regulated ATPase YchF → MKLGIVGLPNVGKSTLFNAITKAGAESANYPFCTIEPNVGVVAVPDKRLDELERIYNSKKKVYTSVEFYDIAGLVKGASKGEGLGNKFLSHIREVEAICHVVRCFNDGNVVHVEGNVDPIRDAETINLELIFSDLEVLERRMEKTVKLSRSGDKKAKEEYSLMERIKEHMENNKPVRTLEATEEEQDFIKSLFLITSKPVLYVCNVSEEEVMSGNLENEYVKKVKEYATAENAEVIIVCAKLEEELSGLDDDEKNEMLNEYGLDESGLDKLIQASYKLLGLISYLTAGVQEVRAWTIINGTKAPQAAGKIHTDIERGFIRAEIVSYDDLVQLGSEAAAKEKGLYRLEGKEYVMKDGDVVNFRFNV, encoded by the coding sequence ATGAAGTTAGGAATAGTTGGGTTACCAAATGTAGGAAAGAGTACTCTTTTTAATGCTATAACAAAAGCTGGAGCTGAATCAGCAAATTATCCATTTTGTACGATAGAACCAAATGTTGGAGTTGTAGCAGTTCCAGATAAAAGACTTGATGAATTAGAAAGAATATATAATAGTAAGAAAAAGGTATATACATCAGTAGAATTTTATGATATCGCTGGATTAGTAAAAGGTGCATCAAAAGGTGAAGGTTTAGGAAATAAGTTCTTATCACATATAAGAGAAGTTGAAGCTATATGTCATGTTGTTAGATGCTTCAATGATGGAAATGTAGTTCATGTAGAAGGAAACGTTGATCCAATTAGAGATGCAGAAACTATAAATTTAGAATTAATATTTTCTGATTTAGAAGTTTTAGAGAGAAGAATGGAAAAGACTGTAAAGCTTTCAAGATCTGGCGATAAAAAGGCAAAGGAAGAATATTCTTTAATGGAAAGAATTAAAGAACATATGGAGAATAATAAGCCAGTAAGAACCTTAGAAGCAACTGAAGAAGAACAAGATTTTATAAAAAGCCTATTCTTAATTACTTCTAAGCCAGTTTTATATGTTTGTAATGTATCTGAAGAAGAAGTAATGAGTGGTAATTTAGAAAATGAATATGTAAAAAAAGTTAAAGAATATGCTACTGCTGAAAATGCAGAAGTAATCATTGTTTGTGCTAAACTAGAAGAAGAGCTTTCAGGATTAGATGATGATGAGAAAAATGAAATGCTTAATGAATATGGTTTAGATGAATCTGGGCTAGATAAATTAATTCAAGCTAGTTATAAGTTACTTGGATTAATTAGTTATTTAACTGCAGGAGTTCAAGAAGTAAGAGCGTGGACAATTATCAATGGAACTAAGGCACCTCAAGCAGCTGGTAAGATACATACAGATATTGAAAGAGGATTTATAAGAGCAGAAATAGTTTCATATGATGATTTAGTACAATTAGGTTCTGAAGCTGCTGCCAAAGAAAAGGGATTATATAGACTTGAAGGAAAAGAATATGTAATGAAAGATGGAGATGTAGTTAACTTTAGATTTAATGTGTAA
- the pdaA gene encoding delta-lactam-biosynthetic de-N-acetylase, which translates to MKKFIKIFLIFFLSLISFVTYIPTVASSTKELDWYYASNGKGNIPSYPKECKDFIAKYPAYFLGNTNEKVIYLTFDQGYENGYTPIILDILKEENVPAAFFVVKPYLKDCPNLIKRMVDEGHLVCNHSARHPSMAKIHDDAKFKKEFEDVEILYKEITGNDMPKLFRPPMGKYSEEVLDKTTKLGYKTIFWSFAYKDWVVDEQPNEDFAFKKITENFHPGEIMLLHSVSKTNAKILKSVIQDAKAKGYTFKSLNEIQ; encoded by the coding sequence ATGAAAAAGTTTATAAAAATTTTTTTAATCTTTTTTCTATCTTTAATTTCTTTTGTAACATATATACCAACTGTTGCTTCGTCCACAAAGGAATTAGATTGGTATTATGCTTCAAACGGTAAGGGAAACATTCCATCTTACCCTAAAGAATGTAAAGATTTTATAGCTAAATACCCAGCCTACTTTTTAGGTAATACAAATGAGAAAGTTATTTATCTTACTTTTGATCAAGGATATGAAAATGGATATACTCCAATAATTCTTGATATACTAAAAGAGGAAAATGTACCAGCTGCATTCTTTGTAGTTAAACCTTATTTGAAGGATTGCCCAAATCTAATAAAACGAATGGTTGATGAAGGTCATTTGGTATGTAATCACAGTGCTAGACATCCTTCAATGGCAAAAATACATGATGATGCTAAGTTTAAAAAAGAATTTGAAGATGTAGAAATATTATATAAAGAAATCACTGGTAATGACATGCCTAAATTATTTAGACCACCTATGGGCAAATACTCTGAAGAAGTACTTGATAAAACAACCAAACTAGGCTATAAAACTATCTTTTGGAGCTTTGCTTATAAAGATTGGGTAGTGGATGAACAGCCAAATGAAGATTTTGCTTTTAAGAAAATAACAGAAAACTTCCATCCTGGTGAAATAATGTTATTGCACTCAGTTTCAAAAACAAATGCTAAAATATTAAAATCTGTTATACAGGATGCAAAAGCCAAAGGCTATACCTTTAAATCTTTAAATGAAATTCAATAA
- a CDS encoding cyclodeaminase/cyclohydrolase family protein, whose product MFENYSLREFTDELASGNPTPGGGSVAAFVGVLSAGLNSMVYSLTFGKKKFNEFEEECKKEIYDSANRTKGYINKFYEFMEEDKKVFELLMGAYKLPKGNEEEIKIREEKILENTKGALESPLNFARTAINLFNEIEIATRYGNRGAISDAGVAAILIHAAIESAGLNVKINLANIPEGEYKNSISREINYIQVESAYKKDKLIRTINNIMDGK is encoded by the coding sequence ATGTTCGAAAATTATAGCTTGAGAGAATTTACAGATGAATTAGCATCTGGTAATCCTACACCTGGTGGTGGAAGTGTTGCAGCATTTGTTGGAGTATTATCAGCTGGATTAAACAGTATGGTTTATAGCTTAACATTTGGTAAGAAGAAGTTTAATGAATTTGAAGAGGAATGCAAAAAAGAGATATATGATTCCGCTAACAGAACAAAAGGATATATAAATAAGTTCTATGAATTTATGGAAGAAGACAAAAAAGTTTTTGAACTATTGATGGGTGCATATAAATTGCCCAAAGGGAATGAAGAAGAAATAAAAATTAGAGAAGAAAAAATATTAGAGAATACAAAGGGAGCACTTGAGTCTCCATTAAATTTTGCAAGAACTGCAATTAACTTATTTAATGAGATTGAAATTGCTACGAGGTATGGAAATAGGGGAGCTATATCTGATGCTGGAGTAGCAGCAATTTTAATACATGCTGCCATTGAAAGTGCTGGATTGAATGTTAAAATCAACTTAGCTAATATTCCAGAAGGCGAATATAAAAATTCTATTTCTAGAGAAATTAATTACATTCAGGTTGAATCAGCTTATAAAAAAGATAAACTAATAAGAACAATTAATAATATTATGGATGGAAAATAA
- a CDS encoding O-antigen ligase family protein, with product MDTLIKGINFINNKFYFKILYLLMSISFVSIFSEIPGLSLLNKALIVWGIILVVISAITLINEGVEYYKIPLYIFILCSFLLVLFKYRTGENIKIFSVNLIIFFAMLSVDKKKTDKELLKEINVISTIYYVIASILCMGSTFLFLAKLNFTLKGHNYGINPIGGGEGNVGLFFNENALGIAAALAIVIGVYLIIDYKKIIFKAIVLLTIIPNGIALCLSSGRSGFLMLMMLVFILVFIYAKNIFLRIGMILLSILAVIGATVKVDNFLDKVLSGRDQLWITAWESIKLHPLTGVGNTAMIPTLTDLMPKLTSRGIDRLPGIEAGGLHNIYIQIATVYGVPMLLIFICFILMTFVHIILKIDKLRGSKKLKATILFSICVGVICVNFFESNLIYIISFISILFWVYLGYLLKLVEKDR from the coding sequence ATGGATACATTAATTAAAGGAATCAATTTTATAAACAATAAATTTTACTTCAAAATTCTTTATCTACTAATGAGTATATCTTTTGTTTCTATATTTTCAGAAATACCTGGACTAAGTTTATTGAATAAAGCACTTATTGTATGGGGAATAATTTTAGTTGTAATAAGTGCAATAACATTAATAAATGAGGGTGTTGAATATTATAAGATACCTCTCTATATTTTTATATTGTGTTCATTTTTATTAGTTCTCTTTAAATATAGAACAGGCGAAAATATTAAAATATTCTCAGTAAATTTAATAATATTCTTTGCGATGTTATCAGTTGATAAGAAAAAAACTGATAAGGAATTATTGAAAGAAATCAATGTAATTTCAACGATCTATTATGTTATTGCTTCAATTTTGTGTATGGGATCTACATTTCTATTTTTAGCAAAACTTAACTTTACCTTAAAAGGACACAATTATGGTATTAACCCAATTGGTGGTGGAGAAGGAAATGTTGGATTATTCTTTAATGAAAATGCACTAGGTATAGCTGCAGCATTAGCTATAGTTATCGGAGTGTATTTGATAATTGACTATAAAAAGATTATATTTAAAGCAATAGTATTGTTAACAATAATTCCTAATGGAATTGCATTATGTCTTTCTAGTGGGCGAAGTGGTTTTTTAATGTTAATGATGCTTGTATTTATACTTGTATTTATTTATGCTAAAAATATTTTTTTAAGAATTGGTATGATATTATTATCAATTTTAGCTGTAATTGGAGCAACAGTAAAAGTGGATAATTTCTTAGATAAGGTGTTAAGTGGTAGAGATCAATTATGGATTACTGCATGGGAGTCAATTAAATTGCATCCATTAACAGGGGTTGGTAATACAGCAATGATTCCAACTTTAACAGATTTAATGCCAAAATTAACTTCACGTGGAATTGATCGTTTGCCAGGTATTGAGGCTGGGGGCCTACATAATATCTACATACAGATTGCGACTGTATATGGAGTTCCGATGCTTCTAATATTTATCTGTTTTATTTTAATGACATTTGTTCATATTATATTAAAGATAGATAAGCTACGCGGTTCAAAAAAGTTAAAAGCAACTATACTTTTTTCAATTTGTGTAGGTGTAATATGTGTTAATTTCTTTGAAAGTAATTTAATATATATAATCAGCTTTATTTCAATATTATTCTGGGTTTATTTAGGCTACCTATTAAAATTAGTAGAAAAAGATAGATAA
- a CDS encoding glycosyltransferase gives MHVLVIPSWYSSERKKVHGTFFIEQFKALKESGIKVTVAYNEIWPITMIGKTNEKRGITLKEEFGLTTYRYKDYNYFPKNPIMFKSFNKRMDKLFNRILKEQGKVDIIHAHSCFWGGIAANYISKKYNIPLVITEHTSLEHSKYVKDSYKKHIFEAYDGCDKLIAVGNGLKKELSKYTQNPVSVIHNLVNLDLFKIENTEHSGEFRFFSLAYLEEGKGMELLIKAFSKAFKDNKCKLVIGGDGSIKKKLEELVISLGAEDKISFLGTLDRNEVASEMAKCHAFVLASEYETFGVVYIEATANGKPIIATKNGGSEDIVTSTNGLLIENEEKYLIEALQKMKNNIHEYDATKIRNECIERYSKYVIIDQIIRVYKELI, from the coding sequence ATGCATGTTTTAGTTATACCATCATGGTACTCATCAGAGAGAAAGAAGGTCCATGGAACTTTTTTTATTGAACAATTTAAAGCCCTAAAAGAATCAGGGATTAAGGTAACAGTTGCATACAATGAAATTTGGCCTATTACAATGATAGGTAAAACTAATGAAAAAAGAGGAATAACCTTAAAAGAAGAATTTGGACTAACAACATATAGATATAAAGATTATAACTATTTTCCTAAGAATCCAATTATGTTTAAATCATTTAACAAAAGAATGGATAAGCTTTTTAATAGAATCCTAAAGGAGCAGGGCAAAGTAGATATAATTCATGCTCACTCATGTTTTTGGGGAGGGATAGCAGCAAATTATATTTCAAAAAAATATAATATCCCATTAGTAATTACTGAGCATACCTCATTAGAGCATAGTAAATATGTAAAAGATAGTTATAAAAAACATATTTTTGAGGCTTATGATGGGTGCGATAAATTAATTGCAGTTGGAAACGGCTTAAAAAAGGAATTATCAAAGTATACCCAAAATCCAGTTAGTGTAATTCATAATCTAGTAAATTTAGATTTGTTTAAAATTGAAAATACTGAGCATTCAGGTGAATTTAGATTTTTTTCCTTAGCATACTTAGAAGAAGGTAAAGGAATGGAGCTACTAATAAAAGCATTTTCTAAAGCATTTAAGGATAATAAATGCAAACTAGTTATAGGTGGAGATGGTTCAATAAAGAAAAAATTAGAAGAGCTTGTCATAAGCCTGGGGGCAGAAGATAAAATTTCTTTTTTAGGAACACTAGATAGAAATGAAGTTGCAAGTGAGATGGCTAAATGTCATGCATTTGTTTTAGCATCAGAATATGAAACTTTCGGAGTAGTATATATTGAAGCAACTGCTAATGGAAAGCCTATTATAGCTACAAAAAATGGAGGTTCTGAAGATATAGTTACTAGTACAAATGGACTTCTAATAGAGAATGAAGAGAAATATTTAATTGAGGCATTACAAAAAATGAAAAATAATATTCATGAATATGATGCAACAAAAATACGTAATGAGTGCATCGAAAGATATTCAAAGTATGTTATAATAGACCAAATCATAAGAGTTTATAAGGAGTTAATATAA
- a CDS encoding glycosyltransferase: MKILFIACYSPLINNSASIETLQYLNKLNKIEGNEIHLLTVNFPKNSIYYDEYLLSMMDSRISIHAIDGGKIFNKIMPKKSSSTASNTSNKTGRRLFLRKIKNMIAVPDMYSIWALKASKYGKKLLKENSFDVIFSMHEPPSSHLCAYLIKKEFKNIPWITYWSDPWVKDSTREKANIIRKSFEKYLENKVVNNTDRLIFVTKENMEDYISTYNLNPDKCHVLNRGYDKEIYDKLKKEEVPRLIDKNKINIVYAGEIFTRLRDVNPFINAIKELKDENVDVYNRLNILFFGNIDDDRVKDDLISEEIVKVSGRIPYNEALKYMLNSDVLLLFGNKNSKQIPGKIYDYFGTYAWILNIYGDDKDPIIPLVENHYKCIGVNNEKEIIKEAIVKLARKIDDGEYPSEDLNYEWETVAKRLNKILGED, translated from the coding sequence ATGAAGATATTATTTATTGCATGCTATTCTCCACTTATTAATAATTCGGCATCTATAGAAACACTACAATATTTAAATAAGTTAAATAAGATTGAAGGCAATGAAATTCACTTATTAACAGTGAATTTTCCTAAAAATTCAATATATTATGATGAATATCTTCTTTCAATGATGGATAGTAGAATTAGTATTCATGCAATAGATGGAGGGAAAATCTTTAATAAAATAATGCCTAAGAAATCTAGTAGTACAGCATCAAATACTAGTAATAAAACTGGTAGAAGATTATTTTTAAGAAAAATTAAAAACATGATTGCAGTGCCTGATATGTATAGTATTTGGGCATTGAAAGCATCAAAGTATGGAAAGAAACTTCTTAAAGAAAATAGTTTTGATGTAATTTTTTCTATGCATGAGCCACCTTCATCGCATTTATGTGCTTATTTAATTAAAAAGGAATTCAAAAATATACCATGGATTACATATTGGAGTGATCCTTGGGTGAAAGATTCTACTAGAGAGAAAGCAAATATAATTAGGAAGAGCTTTGAAAAATATTTAGAGAACAAAGTGGTTAATAATACAGATAGGCTTATTTTTGTAACTAAAGAAAATATGGAAGATTATATTAGTACTTATAATTTAAATCCTGACAAGTGTCATGTACTTAATAGGGGATATGATAAAGAAATCTATGATAAGCTTAAAAAAGAGGAAGTACCAAGATTAATTGATAAAAATAAAATAAATATAGTATATGCAGGTGAAATTTTTACTAGATTAAGAGATGTTAATCCGTTTATTAACGCTATAAAAGAACTTAAAGATGAAAATGTTGATGTATATAATAGGCTTAATATTTTATTTTTCGGAAACATAGATGATGATAGGGTGAAAGATGATTTGATTTCAGAAGAAATTGTAAAAGTATCTGGAAGAATACCTTATAATGAAGCTCTTAAATATATGCTTAATAGCGATGTATTGTTATTATTCGGAAATAAAAATTCTAAGCAGATTCCAGGAAAGATATACGATTATTTTGGAACATATGCATGGATTTTAAATATATACGGGGATGATAAAGACCCTATAATTCCATTGGTAGAAAACCATTATAAGTGCATAGGTGTTAATAATGAAAAAGAAATTATAAAAGAAGCAATTGTTAAGCTGGCTCGTAAAATTGATGATGGAGAATATCCATCAGAAGACTTAAACTATGAATGGGAAACAGTTGCGAAGAGATTAAATAAAATTCTAGGAGAAGATTAA